A genomic window from Camelina sativa cultivar DH55 chromosome 2, Cs, whole genome shotgun sequence includes:
- the LOC104747717 gene encoding uncharacterized protein LOC104747717, whose product MEHNCDVTARSRYGSKATAKILAGLLRGKFANGKKGPRACELPEMVLSELNVTISYMKAWNAKDLAVNATRGTKEGSFEFLSTYLHLVKSTNPGTITDLHTTVDKKGNTLFKYLFFAFGACIDGYKFLRKVIVIDGTAMKGKYKGCLVAASGQDGNLQIYPLAFGVVEVENDAGWVWFLKNLSKFVPDEEDLVLASDRHASIYSALAKVYPLAHHAACSVHLFRNVNHKFKSGGLANLVSKAGRAYTVGDFRYWWRQIEETKQECAEYLLKIGLPHWTLSHFPGNRYNLMSSNISESLNAAMQKAVDNPIVSMVEFIRAMLMRWFWCRRTFAGKTRTRCTPEIEELLIDHLKESLNCVVNGATDWIYQVNDGIGCEFSVDLEKKTCTCKVFDVLMVPCCHALAAGRIRNIDPYTLISRCYFVGPCREKYKRVVMPRPNEKDVDIPEELTEVPVNPPKTKRQGGRPKKRRIPSHGEVHHVVDVGSKFFVAITDLTNKLFEVGNLFSMMFHLGGQHRRVDIRAIWSKGEVVD is encoded by the exons ATGGAACACAACTGCGACGTTACGGCTAGGTCTAGATATGGTTCTAAAGCAACGGCAAAGATATTGGCTGGACTTTTGCGAGGCAAATTTGCAAATGGGAAAAAAGGACCAAGGGCATGCGAGTTACCAGAAATGGTATTGTCAGAGTTGAACGTAACGATATCGTACATGAAAGCCTGGAACGCTAAGGATTTGGCTGTTAATGCTACACGAGGAACTAAAGAAGGAAGCTTCGAATTTCTGTCAACGTATCTACACCTAGTTAAGTCAACAAACCCTGGGACAATAACAGATTTGCATACGACGGTGGACAAGAAGGGTAACACTTTGTTCAAATATCTGTTCTTCGCATTTGGGGCATGTATTGATGGGTACAAGTTTCTTAGGAAGGTTATAGTGATAGATGGTACAGCGATGAAGGGTAAGTACAAAGGCTGTTTGGTAGCAGCTAGTGGCCAGGATGGAAATTTGCAGATTTATCCACTGGCCTTTGGGGTAGTGGAAGTGGAGAATGATGCTGGGTGGGTGTGGTTTTTGAAGAATCTATCGAAATTTGTTCCAGATGAAGAAGACCTTGTTTTAGCATCTGATAGGCATGCTTCTATCTATTCTGCACTCGCAAAAGTGTATCCTCTAGCACATCATGCAGCATGCTCCGTTCATCTTTTTCGTAATGTTAATCACAAATTCAAAAGCGGCGGTCTGGCTAACCTTGTCTCAAAAGCAGGGAGAGCATATACAGTTGGTGATTTCCGTTATTGGTGGAGGCAAATcgaggaaacaaaacaagagtGTGCGGAGTATCTACTTAAGATTGGGCTACCACATTGGACACTTTCACACTTTCCTGGCAACCGTTACAATTTGATGAGTAGCAACATCTCAGAGTCACTGAACGCCGCAATGCAAAAGGCTGTTGATAATCCAATAGTGTCAATGGTAGAGTTCATAAGAGCAATGTTGATGAGGTGGTTTTGGTGTAGAAGGACATTCGCTGGGAAGACAAGGACAAGGTGTACACCAGAAATTGAAGAATTGTTGATTGACCATCTGAAGGAGTCACTCAATTGTGTGGTCAATGGAGCTACTGACTGGATTTACCAAGTGAACGACGGGATTGGGTGTGAGTTTTCAGTTGACCTAGAGAAAAAAACTTGTACTTGCAAGGTTTTTGACGTACTTATGGTACCTTGCTGTCACGCTCTGGCTGCTGGTCGAATAAGAAACATTGACCCATACACACTTATAAGCCGCTGTTATTTCGTTGGACCATGCAGGGAAAAGTACAAAAGAGTTGTAATGCCTCGTCCAAATGAGAAAGACGTGGACATCCCAGAAGAATTGACAGAGGTACCTGTAAACCCACCAAAGACAAAGCGCCAGGGGGGAAGGCCAAAAAAGAGAAGGATTCCATCACATGGTGAAGTTCATCAC GTTGTGGATGTTGGAAGCAAGTTCTTCGTAGCCATCACTGATCTCACGAATAAGTTGTTTGAGGTGGGCAATCTCTTCTCCATGATGTTCCATTTGGGCGGCCAACATAGAAGGGTAGACATTCGTGCCATTTGGTCCAAGGGTGAAGTAGTTGATTAG